From Plasmodium falciparum 3D7 genome assembly, chromosome: 9, one genomic window encodes:
- a CDS encoding transcription initiation factor TFIID subunit 7, putative, giving the protein MEKKKKESTIKISLNINTKFNESYLDEQNDIINEALIKNNNKEIIHSLNLIENIRQGTFDYKDLREVYFMNDNDLFSMLNDKKASEEKGKGKEDAHNNNNIDNKICNNDKVGDKNKKLSNNNNNNGNDLNIQIEGDQNYNFNKNNETNIFVLDNDVDKVCIIRFPFSVSKDIKKYLLNKNLDMVIQPTTLLNSRFFLIHFKNINKKFHGILLELSTHIEIHKTLDRNNLYKSNDVSQMIYVYEHNTNSKELLKKFINNNFELCGGISKKLNHFIFQNHTKLFKYHDIYFAEKLIYEYLNTPYYDYFDLYVKTLNEMHNHIIMEKENNNKQNEIVDETTDLAAILGSLDNSYNIMNLIEKQDGDIDFEALLNYDIEKENYESDVSDLLLGGTYYLQKK; this is encoded by the exons atggaaaaaaaaaagaaggaaagTACCATAAAAATATCTCTTAATATAAATACGAAATTTAACGAATCTTATTTGGATGAgcaaaatgatataataaatgaggCACTTATTAAGAACAATAACAAGGAAATTATACATTCcct gAATCTTATTGAAAACATTCGACAGGGGACATTCGACTACAAGGATCTCAGAGAAGTTTATTTTATGAACGACAATGATTTGTTCAGCATGTTAAATGATAAGAAAGCCTCAGAAGAAAAAGGGAAAGGTAAAGAAGAcgcacataataataataatattgataataagatatgtaataatgataaggtaggtgataaaaataaaaagttaagtaataataataataataatggaaaTGATTTAAATATACAGATTGAAGGGGATcagaattataattttaataaaaataatgagactaatatatttgttcttGATAATGATGTAGATAAAGTATGTATTATTCGCTTCCCATTTTCTGTTTCAAAAgatatcaaaaaatatttattaaacaaaaatttaGATATGGTTATTCAACCTACTACTTTATTAAATTCAagattttttcttattcattttaaaaatataaataaaaaatttcatGGAATTCTATTAGAATTATCTACACATATCGAGATACATAAAACATTAGAtagaaataatttatataaatctaaTGATGTTTCTCAAATGATTTATGTATATGAACATAATACAAATAGTAAAGAACTCttgaaaaaatttataaataataatttcgaACTATGCGGAGGAATTAGTAAAAAACTCAatcatttcatttttcaaaatcatacaaaattattcaaatatcatgatatatattttgctGAAAAacttatatatgaatatttaaatacaccatattatgattattttgatttatatgtaaaaacaTTAAATGAAATGCataatcatataattatggaaaaagaaaataataataaacaaaatgaaattgTTGACGAAACAACGGATCTTGCAGCTATCCTGGGATCCTTAGataattcttataatattatgaatttaATTGAAAAACAAGATGGAGATATAGATTTCGAAgcattattaaattatgatatagaaaaggaaaattacGAATCGGACGTCTCCGACTTATTACTGGGCGGcacatattatttacaaaagAAGTAA